ACTTCAGCCTGGCGATCTCCATCACCTTCTCGGTCATCATTTTGATGACCTGCCTGTTTATCAGCAAGCCCTTGGATTTTTCGTCTTTTCCAACGGTTTTGTTGATTGCGACCATGCTTCGCCTATCGCTTAACCTTGCATCAACACGATTGATTTTATCCGAAGGCCATACAGGTCCCGGGGCTGCTGGTAGTGTTATTGAAGCCTTTGGTGACTTTGTCATGGGCGGTAATTTCGTAATTGGTATTATCGTCTTTGCCATTCTGGTGATTGTAAATTTTGTCGTTATTACAAAGGGTTCAGGCCGTATCGCCGAAGTCGCAGCACGGTTTTCTCTGGACGCAATGCCCGGTAAACAAATGGCGATCGACGCCGATTTGTCTGCAGGGATGATTGATGAAAATACTGCTCGGGCCAGACGGAAAGAACTGGAAGATGAGAGTGCCTTTTTCGGATCGATGGATGGTGCTTCAAAATTTGTTCGTGGTGACGCCATTGCGGGCCTGCTGATTACATTCATCAACATAATTGGCGGCATCATTGTCGGCGTTGCACAGCAGGGAATTACTTTCTCTCAAGCAGCAGAAAGTTATACTCTTCTTACCGTTGGCGATGGTCTGGTCAGTCAGATTCCAGCACTTATCGTGTCTGTTGCCGCAGGTATGCTTGTATCCCGCGGGGGTGTTGTCGGAACGGCAGACAAGGCGCTTATCGGGCAGCTTGGCGGCTATCCACGGGCACTTGGTGTCAGTTCATTTTTATTGATTTCCCTTGCCCTGTTACCCGGCATCCCGATGCTTCCCTTCCTTCTGCTGGCCGCAGGAACTGGCTACGCCGCCTTCGTGATGTCCAGACAACGAGAACAGGTTGCAGAGGATGAACAGCAGCAACTTCTGGAAGAACAGAAGGAGGCCGTGCCTGCAGAAGAGCCGATCTCAACGGCATTGGCCATTGACGACTTGAGGCTAGAGCTCGGTTATGGCCTCCTAACACTCATCAATGACAATGAAGGATATCGCCTGACCGACCAGATCAAGGCTCTTCGTCGGCAGATCGCAAGCGATATGGGATTTGTGATGCCCAGTGTCCGCATTCTGGATAACATGCAGTTGCCAGCCAATAACTATGTCATTCGCGTGAAAGAACTGGAGGCCGGTGAAGGCAACGTCCGCCCGAACCACCTGTTGGTTATGGACCCACAAGGTCTTCCAATCGACCTGCCGGGTGAAGAGACAACGGAACCAACTTTTGGCCTTCCTGCCGTCTGGGTGGACGAAGGACAACGCGAAGAAGCC
This region of Sneathiella aquimaris genomic DNA includes:
- the flhA gene encoding flagellar biosynthesis protein FlhA, which translates into the protein MSDSQQQPAGDQKGLSFGKLARIMGQGDIGLALGVVGILVVLILPMPSWLLDFSLAISITFSVIILMTCLFISKPLDFSSFPTVLLIATMLRLSLNLASTRLILSEGHTGPGAAGSVIEAFGDFVMGGNFVIGIIVFAILVIVNFVVITKGSGRIAEVAARFSLDAMPGKQMAIDADLSAGMIDENTARARRKELEDESAFFGSMDGASKFVRGDAIAGLLITFINIIGGIIVGVAQQGITFSQAAESYTLLTVGDGLVSQIPALIVSVAAGMLVSRGGVVGTADKALIGQLGGYPRALGVSSFLLISLALLPGIPMLPFLLLAAGTGYAAFVMSRQREQVAEDEQQQLLEEQKEAVPAEEPISTALAIDDLRLELGYGLLTLINDNEGYRLTDQIKALRRQIASDMGFVMPSVRILDNMQLPANNYVIRVKELEAGEGNVRPNHLLVMDPQGLPIDLPGEETTEPTFGLPAVWVDEGQREEASFRGYTVVDPATVITTHLTELMKDHMPDLLSYAETQKLMDELPKAHQKLVADMIPTMISVSGVQRVLQNLLTERISVRDLATILEGISEACGYTQNINMITEHVRARLARQISATNTAMDGFIPLVTLSPQWEQNFAESLVGQGEEKQLSMAPSLLQEFIGNVREIFDTLAQQGHNPVLLTSPGIRPYVRSIVERFRPSTVVMSQNEIHPKAKLKTLSQV